One genomic segment of Catalinimonas alkaloidigena includes these proteins:
- a CDS encoding magnesium chelatase codes for MKYQDIPSEQLLKIHTLGELKASGYQARSIKQELRDNLIHRLRKKEKVFEGIWGYEESVIPDMERAILSMHNIILLGLRGQAKTKIARMMIELLDEYMPVIKGAELNDDPLLPLSHFGKSAVEEHGDHTPVAWVHRSERYAEKLATPDVSVADLIGDTDPIKAASLKLPYSDERVIHYGLIPRSHRSIFVINELPDLQARIQVALFNILQEGDIQIRGFKVRLALDIQFVFTANPEDYTNRGSIVTPLKDRIDSQIMTHYPRTLEISKKITAQEAKIKEPQKAKIKLTGLAHDLIEQVAFEARESEYVDEKSGVSARLTISAYENLMSAAERRTLLNDEEETFIRVSDFIGVIPSITGKVELVYEGEQEGPGIVAHNLVGKAIRTQFLKYFPNPDDKRKQKEKNPYKKIVEWFGEGKEVDILNDLSNKEYKKRLKSVPGLEELVKNHHAKTDENTRLFLMEFALHGLAEYSQLSKKQLTAGTQFKDLLSSMFSMPDYGDGNDFDE; via the coding sequence CGTCTGAACAACTTCTAAAAATCCATACCCTGGGAGAACTTAAAGCCAGTGGATACCAGGCCCGGTCTATCAAACAGGAACTCAGAGATAATCTGATTCATCGCTTACGCAAAAAAGAGAAGGTATTTGAAGGTATATGGGGATACGAAGAGTCTGTCATTCCTGATATGGAGCGCGCTATACTTTCCATGCACAATATTATACTGTTAGGACTTAGGGGACAGGCCAAGACCAAGATCGCTCGTATGATGATAGAATTACTGGATGAATATATGCCGGTAATCAAAGGCGCTGAGTTAAATGATGATCCTCTGCTACCTCTTTCACATTTTGGTAAAAGTGCAGTAGAAGAGCATGGGGACCATACGCCGGTGGCCTGGGTACACCGCTCCGAGCGTTATGCCGAGAAGTTGGCTACGCCCGATGTGTCGGTGGCTGACCTGATCGGAGATACCGACCCTATCAAGGCGGCTTCACTGAAACTGCCCTATTCGGATGAGCGGGTAATTCACTACGGCCTCATTCCCCGATCACACCGTTCTATTTTCGTGATCAATGAGCTTCCAGATTTGCAGGCACGCATCCAGGTAGCCTTATTCAACATTTTGCAGGAAGGCGATATTCAGATCCGCGGATTTAAGGTGAGGCTTGCGCTAGATATCCAGTTTGTCTTTACTGCCAACCCTGAGGATTATACCAACCGCGGTAGTATCGTTACTCCGCTGAAAGACCGTATTGATAGCCAGATCATGACGCATTACCCGCGTACGCTGGAGATCAGCAAGAAGATTACCGCACAGGAGGCCAAGATCAAAGAGCCACAGAAGGCTAAAATCAAGCTTACAGGGCTAGCTCATGACCTTATTGAGCAAGTCGCTTTTGAGGCCAGGGAGAGCGAGTATGTAGATGAAAAAAGTGGGGTATCTGCCCGGCTTACCATTTCTGCTTACGAAAACCTGATGAGCGCCGCGGAGAGGCGCACTTTGTTAAATGATGAGGAAGAAACTTTTATCCGTGTCTCTGACTTTATTGGTGTCATCCCTTCCATTACCGGAAAAGTAGAGCTGGTATACGAAGGAGAGCAGGAAGGTCCCGGCATTGTAGCGCATAACCTCGTAGGTAAAGCCATACGTACCCAGTTTCTGAAATACTTCCCTAATCCGGACGACAAGCGTAAGCAGAAAGAAAAAAATCCTTACAAAAAGATCGTAGAATGGTTTGGAGAAGGCAAAGAAGTAGATATTTTAAATGACCTCAGCAATAAGGAATATAAAAAACGCCTGAAGAGTGTGCCCGGCCTTGAAGAGCTTGTCAAAAATCATCATGCTAAAACAGATGAGAACACCCGACTCTTCCTCATGGAATTTGCTTTACATGGCCTAGCGGAGTACAGCCAGCTGAGTAAAAAGCAATTGACTGCCGGCACTCAATTCAAAGATTTGCTGAGCAGCATGTTCTCCATGCCTGATTATGGTGATGGGAACGATTTTGATGAATAA
- a CDS encoding helix-turn-helix domain-containing protein, producing the protein MSMQEIQRLVSRGEGENIEFKRKVAHPEKIIREIVAFANTKGGNLLIGVDDNGNIPGIKFADEEIFVLEKAIRQWCRPKLDYEVDVVPINGKKSVVHYRIKESEKKPHYVLNANLQHPKPRSQRIRSPKGKAYVRFEDKSLQASPEVWKILKRGRKPRDMKFTFGEKEKLLMEYLDSHSHITLTEFTRLAHLPRFRASQTLVLLVLANVLKIIPREKEDIFMLKFS; encoded by the coding sequence ATGTCTATGCAGGAAATTCAGAGACTGGTTAGCCGTGGTGAAGGAGAAAACATTGAGTTTAAACGAAAAGTAGCCCATCCTGAGAAAATCATCAGAGAAATTGTGGCCTTTGCCAATACCAAAGGTGGAAATTTACTCATAGGGGTAGATGATAATGGTAATATACCGGGGATCAAGTTTGCTGATGAAGAGATTTTTGTGCTGGAAAAAGCTATCCGCCAGTGGTGTCGCCCCAAACTTGATTACGAAGTTGACGTGGTCCCCATCAATGGAAAAAAGTCGGTAGTACACTATAGGATCAAAGAGAGCGAGAAAAAGCCACATTATGTCCTCAATGCAAACTTACAACACCCTAAACCCAGGAGTCAGCGTATCCGCAGCCCCAAAGGCAAAGCCTACGTACGCTTTGAAGACAAAAGCCTGCAGGCTAGTCCTGAAGTATGGAAAATCCTCAAAAGGGGGCGCAAACCCCGCGATATGAAGTTTACCTTCGGAGAGAAGGAGAAGCTACTGATGGAATACCTGGATAGCCATTCCCACATCACACTTACTGAATTCACCCGGTTAGCGCATCTGCCTCGTTTCCGGGCTTCACAAACCTTGGTTTTACTCGTGTTAGCCAATGTGCTCAAAATTATTCCAAGAGAAAAAGAAGACATTTTTATGCTAAAATTTTCGTAA